The DNA sequence AATAAACGGCAATCGCTGGGCGTAGTTGAAACCTACAGTGTTGCAGCCTGCATTGCTGCCGCAGATTGTGCCGTCAAAGCGGCCAACGTTACGCTGGTACGGGTCCATATGGCCTTCGGGATCGGCGGTAAATGTTATCTCGTGCTGAATGGCGATATTGCCGATGCCACAACAGCAGTAAAAGCCGCCAGCCAGAGTGCCGGAGAAAAAGGGCTGCTGGTACATAGCATGGTGATAGCCAAACCCCATGACGCCCTCTGGCAACAGTTAATCTAATCGGACGAAGGTGGTTTTATGCTG is a window from the Tolumonas auensis DSM 9187 genome containing:
- a CDS encoding BMC domain-containing protein — protein: MYHAIGLVELNSIAKGIQVTDVMLKSANVDLLSAKTICPGKYIVMVGGEIAAVQQSVLNGEHEGSHMKVDSFVLPNVHASVLPAISGVTPVNKRQSLGVVETYSVAACIAAADCAVKAANVTLVRVHMAFGIGGKCYLVLNGDIADATTAVKAASQSAGEKGLLVHSMVIAKPHDALWQQLI